Proteins encoded within one genomic window of Citrobacter amalonaticus Y19:
- the upp gene encoding uracil phosphoribosyltransferase: MKIVEVKHPLVKHKLGLMRENDISTKRFRELASEVGSLLTYEATAGLETEKVTIEGWNGPVEVDQIKGKKITVVPILRAGLGMMDGVLENVPSARISVVGMYRNEETLEPVPYFQKLVSHIDERMALIVDPMLATGGSVIATIDLLKKAGCSSIKVLVLVAAPEGIAALEKAHPDVELYTASIDQGLNEHGYIIPGLGDAGDKIFGTK, translated from the coding sequence ATGAAGATCGTGGAAGTCAAACACCCACTCGTCAAACACAAGCTGGGTCTGATGCGTGAGAACGATATCAGCACCAAACGCTTTCGTGAACTCGCCTCGGAAGTAGGCAGTCTGCTGACCTACGAAGCGACTGCCGGCCTGGAAACTGAAAAAGTGACCATTGAAGGCTGGAATGGTCCGGTCGAAGTGGACCAAATCAAAGGCAAAAAAATTACCGTTGTGCCTATCCTGCGCGCAGGCCTGGGGATGATGGACGGCGTGCTGGAAAACGTGCCAAGCGCGCGTATCAGCGTGGTCGGCATGTACCGTAACGAAGAGACGCTGGAGCCGGTCCCGTACTTCCAGAAGCTGGTTTCTCATATTGACGAGCGCATGGCGCTGATTGTCGACCCGATGCTGGCGACCGGGGGTTCCGTTATCGCAACCATCGATCTGCTGAAAAAAGCGGGCTGCAGCAGCATCAAAGTGCTGGTGCTGGTTGCGGCACCGGAAGGCATCGCCGCGCTGGAAAAAGCGCATCCGGATGTGGAACTGTACACCGCATCGATCGACCAGGGATTGAACGAGCACGGATATATTATTCCGGGGCTTGGTGATGCTGGCGATAAGATTTTTGGTACGAAGTAA
- the uraA gene encoding uracil permease, which produces MTRRAIGVSERPPLLQTIPLSLQHLFAMFGATVLVPVLFHINPATVLLFNGIGTLLYLFICKGKIPAYLGSSFAFISPVLLLLPLGYEVALGGFIMCGVLFCLVSFIVKKAGTGWLDVMFPPAAMGAIVAVIGLELAGVAAGMAGLLPAEGQTADSKTIIISMVTLAVTVFGSVLFRGFLAIIPILIGVLAGYALSFAMGVVDTTPIAEAHWFALPTFYTPRFEWFAILTILPAALVVIAEHVGHLVVTANIVKKDLVRDPGLHRSMFANGLSTVISGFFGSTPNTTYGENIGVMAITRVYSTWVIGGAAIFAILLSCVGKLAAAIQIIPLPVMGGVSLLLYGVIGASGIRVLIESKVDYNKAQNLILTSVILIIGVSGAKVHIGAAELKGMALATIVGIALSLIFKLISVLRPEEVVLDAEDADTPQQ; this is translated from the coding sequence ATGACGCGCCGTGCTATCGGGGTGAGTGAAAGACCGCCGCTTTTACAGACAATCCCGCTTAGTTTGCAGCACCTGTTCGCCATGTTTGGCGCAACCGTGCTGGTGCCAGTTCTGTTTCATATCAACCCGGCCACCGTGTTGTTATTCAACGGGATCGGGACGTTGCTGTATCTCTTTATCTGTAAAGGAAAAATCCCTGCCTATTTAGGTTCAAGCTTCGCTTTTATCTCGCCGGTTTTGCTACTGCTGCCGTTGGGATACGAAGTGGCGCTGGGTGGCTTCATCATGTGTGGTGTGCTGTTCTGCCTGGTTTCTTTCATTGTGAAGAAAGCCGGTACCGGCTGGCTGGACGTCATGTTTCCTCCTGCGGCAATGGGCGCAATCGTTGCCGTCATCGGTCTGGAGCTGGCGGGTGTTGCCGCCGGTATGGCTGGACTGTTGCCAGCGGAAGGACAAACTGCGGATTCTAAGACCATCATTATCTCGATGGTGACGCTGGCGGTGACCGTGTTCGGCTCGGTGCTGTTCCGCGGTTTCCTCGCAATCATCCCTATCCTGATTGGGGTGCTGGCAGGTTACGCGCTGTCGTTTGCGATGGGCGTGGTTGATACCACACCGATTGCCGAAGCGCACTGGTTTGCACTGCCGACCTTCTACACCCCTCGCTTTGAGTGGTTCGCTATTCTGACCATTCTGCCTGCGGCGCTGGTGGTGATTGCCGAACACGTTGGTCACCTGGTGGTGACAGCGAACATCGTCAAAAAAGATCTGGTTCGCGATCCGGGCCTGCATCGCTCGATGTTTGCCAACGGTCTGTCGACGGTGATTTCCGGCTTCTTTGGATCCACGCCGAACACCACTTACGGTGAGAACATTGGCGTAATGGCCATCACGCGGGTTTACAGTACCTGGGTGATCGGCGGTGCGGCGATTTTCGCTATTCTGCTCTCCTGCGTTGGCAAACTGGCGGCGGCGATCCAGATCATCCCACTGCCGGTAATGGGCGGGGTGTCATTGCTGTTGTACGGGGTGATTGGCGCGTCCGGTATTCGCGTGCTGATTGAATCGAAAGTGGATTACAACAAGGCACAGAACCTGATCCTGACCTCCGTTATCCTGATCATCGGCGTCAGTGGTGCGAAGGTGCACATTGGTGCGGCGGAGCTGAAAGGGATGGCGCTGGCGACCATCGTCGGGATCGCGCTGAGTCTTATCTTCAAGCTGATCTCTGTCCTGCGCCCGGAAGAAGTGGTGCTGGACGCGGAAGATGCGGATACGCCGCAGCAGTAA
- the purN gene encoding phosphoribosylglycinamide formyltransferase, whose translation MNIVVLISGNGSNLQAIIDACKAKKINGTLRAVFSNKADAFGLERARKAAIPAHTLTADQFSSREAFDRELILEIDAYAPDVVVLAGFMRILSPAFVAHYSGRLLNIHPSLLPKYPGLHTHRQALENGDEEHGTSVHFVTDELDGGPVILQSKVPVFEGDDEDEITARVQVQEHAIYPLVVSWFVEGRLKMHDNAAWLDGVRLPPQGYAADE comes from the coding sequence ATGAATATTGTGGTGCTTATTTCCGGTAACGGAAGCAATTTGCAGGCGATTATTGATGCCTGCAAAGCGAAGAAAATCAACGGCACCCTGCGGGCAGTATTCAGCAACAAGGCCGACGCGTTCGGCCTTGAGCGAGCGAGAAAAGCGGCAATCCCGGCCCATACGCTGACGGCCGATCAGTTTTCCAGTCGTGAAGCGTTTGACCGCGAACTGATCCTTGAGATTGACGCTTATGCGCCTGACGTCGTCGTGCTGGCCGGTTTTATGCGTATTCTGAGCCCGGCGTTTGTCGCGCACTACAGCGGACGGTTGCTGAATATTCACCCTTCTCTGCTGCCCAAATACCCCGGTTTGCACACCCATCGTCAGGCGCTGGAAAATGGCGATGAGGAACACGGCACGTCGGTCCACTTTGTCACTGACGAACTCGACGGCGGGCCGGTCATTTTGCAGTCCAAAGTCCCGGTCTTTGAAGGCGACGACGAAGATGAAATCACCGCTCGCGTTCAGGTACAGGAACACGCCATTTACCCACTGGTGGTCAGTTGGTTTGTGGAAGGGCGACTGAAAATGCACGATAATGCCGCCTGGCTGGACGGTGTTCGCCTGCCGCCGCAGGGCTACGCTGCCGACGAATAA
- a CDS encoding leucyl aminopeptidase family protein, translating to MITCQLIHSLSEAQPNAHLIARTTSQQLPDSALINEMRATGNTADTCFGCAPFKRITLIPSALWQDNLTNGLLNALRPLFVTPVSAHVIIDVRDIHEAVLLQVLRFLFNQAYRLDCLQLKTADNATVRLSHIDALCLPEQQEALEDIFRQQQAIANGMVAARRLADIPSEQCTPQFVVEEAQRLCAAYPDLRCEVLDEQAIVAQGLGLLHAVGKGSNRPPRLLAIHYDGVSSGPVRCYVGKGITFDTGGLWLKEGAGMYTMKYDMCGAANVLGLLLTTAELNLPVRMMGVLALAENAIGPNAMQPGSVARACNGMTVEINNTDAEGRLVLADAIAWASQRHPQARYIIDMATLTGAVVKALGYELSGLMTQDSGLRAALTVAGEQSGDEVWSLPLDARLKKQTESAIADLCNTPTNNAAISASAAWLLHHFCPANIPWAHLDVSGTALWREGGRSVASGRPIPLLMQHLLNDLAIEE from the coding sequence ATGATTACCTGTCAGTTGATTCATTCCCTTTCAGAGGCGCAACCCAACGCGCATTTGATTGCCCGGACCACAAGCCAACAGTTACCGGACTCCGCGCTGATAAACGAAATGCGCGCAACGGGCAACACGGCGGACACCTGTTTTGGCTGCGCCCCTTTCAAACGCATCACTCTCATTCCGTCAGCGCTGTGGCAGGATAATCTGACAAACGGTTTGCTGAATGCGCTGCGTCCACTGTTCGTCACACCGGTCAGTGCCCACGTTATTATTGATGTCCGCGACATTCACGAAGCCGTGCTGCTTCAGGTTCTACGTTTTCTGTTCAATCAGGCCTATCGTCTGGACTGTCTGCAACTGAAAACAGCAGACAACGCGACAGTGCGACTCTCTCACATCGACGCGCTTTGCTTACCCGAGCAGCAGGAAGCGTTAGAGGACATTTTTCGTCAACAGCAGGCCATTGCCAACGGAATGGTCGCCGCCCGCCGCCTGGCGGATATCCCATCCGAACAGTGTACGCCGCAGTTCGTTGTCGAAGAGGCCCAACGTCTCTGCGCGGCCTACCCTGATTTGCGCTGCGAAGTGCTGGATGAGCAGGCTATCGTCGCGCAAGGTCTTGGCCTGCTGCATGCGGTGGGGAAAGGCTCAAACCGTCCTCCCCGCCTGTTGGCGATTCACTACGACGGCGTCAGCAGCGGCCCCGTCCGCTGCTATGTCGGAAAAGGCATCACCTTCGACACCGGCGGTCTGTGGCTGAAAGAAGGCGCGGGCATGTACACCATGAAGTACGACATGTGCGGCGCGGCAAATGTGTTGGGCCTGTTGCTTACCACAGCAGAGTTAAATTTACCGGTGCGCATGATGGGCGTACTGGCGCTGGCAGAAAATGCCATCGGACCGAATGCCATGCAACCGGGCAGCGTGGCGCGCGCCTGTAACGGTATGACGGTGGAGATCAACAACACCGACGCCGAAGGGCGACTGGTGCTCGCAGACGCCATCGCCTGGGCCAGCCAGCGCCATCCACAGGCGCGTTATATCATCGATATGGCGACCTTAACTGGCGCAGTGGTGAAAGCGCTGGGCTATGAGTTGAGCGGGTTGATGACCCAGGATAGCGGGCTGCGCGCGGCATTAACGGTTGCCGGTGAACAGAGTGGTGATGAAGTCTGGTCGCTGCCACTGGATGCACGCTTGAAAAAACAAACGGAGAGTGCGATTGCCGATCTCTGTAATACGCCGACTAACAACGCAGCAATCAGCGCGTCAGCGGCCTGGCTGCTGCATCATTTTTGTCCGGCAAATATTCCGTGGGCGCATCTCGACGTCAGCGGTACGGCGTTGTGGCGCGAAGGAGGAAGAAGCGTGGCGTCGGGCAGGCCCATCCCACTGCTGATGCAGCATTTGCTTAACGATCTGGCTATTGAGGAGTAA
- a CDS encoding 6-phospho-beta-glucosidase yields MSGFNANFMWGGAVAAHQLEGGWQEGGKGVSVADVMTAGAHGVAREITDGVLPGKNYPNHEAIDFYHRYKEDIRLFAEMGFKCFRTSIAWTRIFPRGDETQPNEAGLQFYDDLFDECLKYGIEPVITLSHFEMPYHLVTEYGGWRNRKLIDFFVRFAKVVFTRYQHKVKYWMTFNEINNQANFHEDFAPFTNSGLKYQPGEDREPVMFQAAHYELVASALAVKAARDINPSLQIGCMIAMCPIYPLTCAPNDMMMAMNAMHRRYWFTDVHVRGKYPQHILNYFARREFTLDMTEEDRVALSEGCVDYIGFSYYMSFATKATDDNPQLDYDESKSLVSNPYVPKSDWGWQIDPVGLRYSLNWFWDHYQLPLFIVENGFGAIDVQQPDGTVDDSYRIEYMAAHIREMKKAVEEDGVDLMGYTPWGCIDLVSAGTGEMKKRYGFIYVDKNNDGSGTLARRPKKSFAWYQQVIKSNGESL; encoded by the coding sequence ATGTCTGGATTTAATGCGAATTTCATGTGGGGTGGGGCGGTTGCGGCTCACCAACTCGAGGGCGGCTGGCAGGAAGGCGGAAAAGGCGTCAGCGTTGCCGACGTCATGACGGCGGGGGCTCACGGCGTGGCGCGTGAAATCACCGATGGCGTGCTGCCAGGAAAAAACTATCCAAACCACGAAGCGATCGACTTCTATCACCGCTATAAAGAGGACATCAGGCTGTTCGCGGAAATGGGCTTTAAATGTTTTCGCACCTCCATTGCCTGGACACGTATTTTCCCGCGCGGGGATGAAACGCAGCCAAACGAGGCTGGACTGCAATTTTATGATGATTTGTTTGATGAATGCCTGAAATACGGCATTGAGCCGGTGATTACCCTGTCGCATTTCGAAATGCCCTACCATCTGGTGACGGAGTATGGCGGCTGGCGCAACCGCAAGCTGATCGACTTTTTTGTCCGCTTCGCAAAAGTGGTCTTTACCCGCTATCAGCACAAAGTGAAGTACTGGATGACCTTCAATGAGATCAACAACCAGGCCAATTTCCATGAAGACTTTGCGCCGTTTACAAACTCCGGCCTGAAGTATCAGCCCGGCGAAGATCGTGAACCGGTAATGTTCCAGGCGGCACATTACGAACTGGTGGCCAGCGCGCTGGCGGTGAAGGCGGCACGAGACATTAACCCGTCGTTGCAGATTGGCTGCATGATTGCCATGTGCCCCATCTACCCACTAACCTGTGCGCCGAACGACATGATGATGGCGATGAATGCTATGCATCGTCGCTACTGGTTTACCGACGTGCATGTGCGGGGGAAATATCCGCAGCATATCCTCAACTATTTTGCCCGCCGCGAGTTTACCCTCGATATGACTGAGGAAGACCGCGTTGCTCTGTCTGAAGGCTGTGTGGATTACATCGGCTTCAGCTACTACATGTCGTTTGCTACCAAAGCGACGGACGATAACCCGCAGCTCGATTATGACGAGAGTAAAAGCCTGGTTTCCAACCCCTACGTACCGAAATCGGACTGGGGCTGGCAGATTGATCCGGTGGGACTGCGTTATTCGCTGAACTGGTTCTGGGATCACTACCAGCTCCCGTTGTTTATCGTTGAGAACGGCTTTGGCGCGATTGATGTTCAGCAACCGGACGGCACCGTAGACGACAGCTATCGTATTGAGTACATGGCTGCGCACATTCGCGAGATGAAAAAAGCGGTGGAAGAGGACGGGGTGGATCTGATGGGCTACACCCCATGGGGATGCATCGATCTGGTCTCTGCGGGAACGGGCGAAATGAAAAAGCGCTACGGGTTTATCTACGTCGATAAAAATAATGACGGTAGTGGGACGCTGGCGCGGCGGCCCAAAAAATCTTTCGCCTGGTATCAACAGGTGATAAAAAGCAACGGTGAATCCCTCTGA
- a CDS encoding DnaA inactivator Hda: MNTPAQLSLPLYLPDDETFASFWPGDNASLLAALQNVLRQEHSGYIYLWSREGAGRSHLLHAACAELSQRGDAVGYVPLDKRTWFVPEVLDGMEHLSLVCIDNIECVAGDELWEMAIFDLYNRILESGKTRLLITGDRPPRQLKLGLPDLASRLDWGQIYKLQPLSDEDKLQALQLRARLRGFELPEDVGRFLLKRLDREMRTLFMTLDQLDHASITAQRKLTIPFVKEILKL, translated from the coding sequence CTGAACACACCGGCACAGCTCTCTTTGCCACTTTATCTTCCTGACGACGAAACGTTCGCAAGTTTCTGGCCGGGGGATAACGCCTCTTTACTGGCCGCACTGCAAAATGTGCTGCGTCAGGAGCATAGCGGATACATCTATCTCTGGTCGCGTGAAGGCGCGGGTCGCAGCCATTTGCTGCACGCTGCCTGTGCTGAACTGTCTCAGCGTGGCGATGCGGTCGGTTATGTGCCGCTGGACAAACGCACCTGGTTTGTACCGGAAGTGCTCGACGGGATGGAACATCTGTCGTTAGTCTGCATCGACAATATCGAATGCGTTGCCGGGGACGAACTGTGGGAGATGGCCATTTTTGACCTCTACAACCGCATTCTGGAATCCGGAAAAACGCGATTGCTGATCACCGGCGATCGTCCGCCGCGCCAGTTAAAACTGGGGTTACCCGATCTGGCCTCGCGTCTGGACTGGGGACAAATCTACAAGCTGCAACCGCTGTCGGATGAAGACAAATTGCAGGCGCTGCAGTTGCGCGCCCGACTGCGTGGATTTGAACTCCCGGAAGACGTGGGGCGTTTCTTGCTCAAGCGGCTCGACCGGGAAATGCGCACGCTGTTTATGACACTCGATCAGCTTGATCACGCGTCCATCACCGCGCAGCGCAAATTAACCATTCCGTTCGTAAAAGAGATCCTAAAGCTCTAG
- the purM gene encoding phosphoribosylformylglycinamidine cyclo-ligase: MTDKTSLSYKDAGVDIDAGNALVDRIKGVVKKTRRPEVMGGLGGFGALCALPQKYREPVLVSGTDGVGTKLRLAMDLKRHDTIGIDLVAMCVNDLVVQGAEPLFFLDYYATGKLDVDTAASVIQGIAEGCLQSGCALVGGETAEMPGMYHGEDYDVAGFCVGVVEKSEIIDGSKVTDGDVLIALGSSGPHSNGYSLVRKIVDVSGCDPQTTDLEGKPLADHLLAPTRIYVKSILELIEKVDVHAIAHLTGGGFWENIPRVLPDNTQAVIDESSWQWPAVFNWLQNAGNVSQHEMYRTFNCGVGMVIALPAAEVDNALALLKAKGEDAWKIGVIKASDSAQRVVIE, encoded by the coding sequence GTGACCGATAAAACCTCTCTTAGCTACAAAGATGCCGGTGTTGATATTGACGCGGGTAATGCTCTGGTGGATCGAATCAAAGGCGTAGTGAAGAAAACTCGCCGCCCGGAAGTAATGGGTGGTCTGGGTGGTTTCGGTGCGCTGTGCGCATTGCCGCAAAAATATCGTGAACCGGTACTGGTTTCCGGCACTGATGGCGTAGGGACAAAACTGCGTCTGGCGATGGATCTGAAACGTCACGATACCATCGGTATCGATCTCGTGGCGATGTGCGTCAACGACCTGGTGGTTCAGGGTGCTGAACCGCTGTTTTTCCTCGACTACTATGCCACCGGCAAACTGGATGTGGATACCGCCGCCAGCGTGATTCAGGGTATCGCGGAAGGTTGTCTGCAGTCTGGCTGTGCGCTGGTCGGCGGGGAAACCGCTGAAATGCCCGGGATGTACCACGGTGAAGATTATGACGTCGCCGGTTTCTGCGTCGGCGTGGTAGAAAAATCAGAAATCATCGACGGTTCTAAAGTGACCGATGGCGATGTGCTGATTGCGTTGGGTTCCAGCGGCCCGCACTCCAACGGTTACTCACTGGTGCGTAAAATTGTCGACGTCAGCGGTTGCGATCCGCAAACCACGGATCTGGAAGGTAAACCACTGGCCGATCACCTGCTGGCACCGACCCGTATCTACGTGAAATCAATTCTGGAACTGATCGAGAAGGTTGATGTGCACGCGATTGCGCACCTGACCGGCGGCGGCTTCTGGGAAAACATTCCGCGCGTCCTGCCGGACAACACGCAGGCGGTGATCGATGAGTCCTCCTGGCAGTGGCCAGCCGTCTTTAACTGGCTGCAGAACGCCGGTAACGTCAGCCAGCATGAAATGTATCGTACCTTCAACTGCGGCGTCGGCATGGTCATTGCCCTGCCAGCGGCGGAAGTGGACAACGCCCTTGCCCTGCTGAAGGCCAAAGGTGAAGATGCATGGAAGATTGGTGTCATCAAAGCGTCTGACTCCGCGCAGCGCGTGGTTATTGAATAA